The nucleotide window ACCATCTCCAGTACCTTCTGTATGGGCTTGCTGTTACCGATGATCTCGTCGAACTCGTAGATGGCATCAATCTTCTCGCGCAACATGATGTTTTCATCTGCAAGATTCTGCTTCTCGACGATCTTCTGCAGTTTCAAGGCCAGCATGTCGGGATCAATCGGTTTGATCAGGTAGTCGTAGGCGCCGACCCTCATCGCCTCAACCGCTGTCTCAACCGTGGCATATGCTGTAAAGATGATAACCGGAATGTCCGGTTTCGCTTTCAGTACCTTGTGGAGTACTTCGATTCCGTCAATGCGGGGCATTTTTAGATCCACGAGCAGAATACTCCACTCCTCGCGATCCAGGAGATCCAGCGCCTCCTTACCGCCTTCTACCGGTACGACTTCGTAGCCAAATTTCTTAAGCCACACCGAGAGAGATTCGCGGACAATCTTCTCGTCGTCCACCACCATGATCCGCACTGCTGATTTCATTGGACACCCCCGCTATTGTCCTCCTTTTTCTGTTTATTCTCATGCCCCAGAAAGATACTGAATGTAGTACCCTTTTCTTTGGAACTCATTACGCGGATGTCGCCCCCGTGGCGTTTGATGATTCCGTATGACACGGCCAGGCCAAGTCCGACCCCTTTCCCCTTTTCCTTGGTCGTGAAGAATGGGGTGAACAGTTTGCCGATGTTATTCTCGGCTATCCCGCAGCCCGTATCCTCTATGTCTATCCGCACTGGCATGGGGTCTTTGGCCAGCCTCTCCTTGTCGTCAACCTGCGCGGCGTGGATGGTCAGCCGGCCTCCCTGGGGCATGGACTGGATTGCGTTGAGAATAAGATTGAAAAAGACCTGCTTCAACTGGTCCATGTCCGCCTGGATCTGAGGAAGTTCTGGGTCAATATGCTTGATCACTTTGATGTCCTGCAGATTTGCCTTGTGACCTAATATGCTGAAGGTCTCGTCTAAAATGTTGCCGAGATTCACAGGTGCAAGCATCGGATAGGATTGGCGGGAGAAATCCAGCAGGCTCTTGATGATTCTGGAACATCGGGTGAGCTCATGTTTGGAGTCGGTGAGAAATTTCAAAGCCTGCTTTCTGTCGAACTGGTCGTTTTCGAGATCCTTTGCAAGCGTGTGCAGATAAACCATGATGCCGCTGATGGGGTTATTAATCTCATGGGCTACGCCGGCCGCGATCTGGCCGAGGGAGACCATCTTCTCGCTCTGGATCAGCTGCTCCTGCAGCTGCTTAAGCTCGTTATAGGCCTGTTGCAGCTCCTTGCGCTTGTGCCGTTCTGCCTCAGCCATCGCCGCCTCGGCAATCAGTTTCTTCGTCGGCCTGAGATCGCGGGCTACCAGCACGATTCCGGACACATCACCGGAATCGTTTTTCAAAGAGGAACTCCTCAGCGAGATGGGTATCGGTTTCCCTTCCTTGGGCAACATGAAGCCCTCGATATTGGCCATGACCTCATTGAGTAGGTTTTTGTCTATCATGTCTTTCGGGGGCAACTCGGTCTTTTTGTCCTGCGAGGTACTCAGGATCTTTTGAACCGGGTAATCGAGGATCTCCTCCTCGCTGTAGTGCAGTAAGGATAGGGTTGCCTGATTTACCTTAGTGACTATCCCATCCGGGTTGACCAGAATCACCGCATCAGCCATAACGCTGATCATCTGGGCACAGATATTGTCTAGTAACTCTTTTTCATCGAACAAGGTCTAATTCATCCTCATCAATCCACTCGTTAAACCCGACGATGTCTACTGCCATCTTGCCCCTCAACTCTCCGATCGCCGGGCAGGTGCGTATCGTGTATACTATGGTTCACTACGCTTGTTTTCAGCGCTTGTTTTCTTTTAGGGTTTTTCTTCTACTTCACAGAAAGCCTTCATAAGGAAACTAGAGATATCGTCAATCTCTAACTCCTTATTGGATGCCTCCTTAAGGGTAGCCATGCAGATCGGACACATGGTGGCTACGCCTTGCCCGTTGGCATTCTTTAACTGCCGCACTCTCTTCTCGCCGATTTTATGGGATATTTTGGGGAAGAGCGATTCTATGGGGCCTCCACAGCAATGGGTCAGCTTCCCGTTGTCCTCCGGCTCTTTTACCGTGTAACCTGCCCGCCTTAGCAGCTGTCTTGGCTCCTCAATTACGTCTTCATAACGTGCATACACGCAGGAGTCGTGGACCGTGATTTCCTTTTCGATGCTGTGGAGCGGCTGAAGACCGTTGCTGGCAGCCAGAACCTCCAAGTAGCTTTTGACCTCAATGTCGTAGCCATCGATAACGGTTGGGTACACAGAGCGCAACATATTTGTGGTATGGGGATCAATGGTGATCACGGAGCGGACACCGTTCTCCTTCAGCAGGTTATAGACTCGCTGGGCTTGCATACGAAAAGTGTCGTCCGCGCCCAAGTCGTATGCGAGAGTGCCGGCGTAAAGCTCTTTCTTGTACAGGTAGCCGAACTCCACTCCCGCCTGCTTCAACAATATGGCAATGTTGCGGATGATCTGCCTGTAGCTCTTCACATTAGCCCTTGAAGGTATGGAGATGAATGCTGACACATTGAACATCCTGTTGAAAAACCTGCCCACACCAACGAACTTGCCGAGAAAAGAATCCTCTATGAGCCCCATATTCCTCACCGCGGCAATCATGTAGGGCAACAGTTGATACATCGAACCGGTATAAATTATTTTCTCGCCGCCTTCGGGTATGTCAAGATTCTTGGCCCACTCGATAGACCTCTTTTGAGAAATGGGAAATACAGTTTTCCTCTTTTTGAGGTTGTCCATCATGAGTCCGATTACGTTGCCGGTGGGAAGAGGCATAAGGTTTCTCCTTCGCTAAAGCTTGAATATCTCTTTACTGATATAGCTGCGTAAGAATCTCACGTTCTCTGCGATATGCACGTCGGCCGTGCAGTTCGCCTCGCATGTCTTACACAGCAAGCACTGGTATATGGTGTTCGTGTTCTCAAGCACCTTGTCCTCCAGGCCCAACAGGGCATATCTGAAGAGCTTGCGGGGAAGCAACTCGATCTCCATGGGACACACAGCGCTGCAGACCCCACAATTCATGCAAGCTGTGGCATTAAACTCCACTGACGAAGTTACCTTTTTTACAAAATCCGGATTTACCTTCGCTATTTCTGTCATCCCTCTACCTACTCTCCACCAGAATATACTGGTAGTAGTCATCTTCGTTCGGTTCCTGGCTTTCCTCGATGTAGCCGTACTTCCTGGCGGCCATGACCCAGTACATCACCTCGTGCACGGGAAAACCCATGGCTTCTGCGATTTCCGGAACGGTCTTAGGCCCTTTGCTTAAAACGGCCAACACCTTGTCCCGCATGAGCATCTCTTCTCTTATCACTTCTCGGAGATCTCGTACTTTGTCATTCATAGCTGGCCTCCATAGCGTCGATCATCGCCCGTACCTGTTGATCCGTGTAACCCTTGATATACAGGGCGCCTTTGGGGCAGACAGGCACGCAACATCCACACCCCTTGCACAGCGCTGTGTTGATCTCGGCAACCTCTTTCTCTCCAAAGCTGACCTTCTCGATTGCGGAGTACGGGCAGGCTTCGGTACATTTGTCGCACCAGATGCAAGCGTCTTTGTTTACCATGGCGATCAATGGTTCCAACTCCACGTAACCCTTTTTAAGCAGGGAGGCGCTCTTGGAGGTGGCGGCCAACGCCGAGGTAACGCTCTCAGCGGAGTTGCGGGGAGCCTGGGCTGCGCCGGCGATGAAGACCCCGTCAATGACTGTCTCCACCGGCCGCAACTTGGGATGAACCTCCTTGAAGAAGCCGTCCAGCGAAACCGGTAACTTGAGCACATCATTCAGAGCTTGGTTGGAACGAGGCTCCATGGCAACAACCAGAACTACCAAGTCACTTTCGATTTCGAGTTCTTCACCGCAGGTCAAGACATCTTTGACCTGAATTTGGAATCGCCCGTTGCTCTTTTCTACATGGGGAGGCGCTTCCTCTTCGAACTTGATGAACATCGCCCCCTTCTGGCGGGCTTCCTGATAGAGAAGCTCATACTTGCCATAAGTTCGAATGTCTCGGAAGAGATGAAACTGGTGCAGTTCTGATGATAAATCGCTCGAGACTAAGGACGCATGAATAGCAGCATTACAACAGTATCTTGAACAATATTCGTGCGCTTTTTCTCCGGATTGATCTCGGCTACCCACACAGTAAATATAGGTCACATCTTTCACGGGCTTGCCTTGATAGACTAATTCACCCTTGCAACTGTCAATTAGCTCCTTGTACTCGGGCAGCGTCAACACACCACTGGTGCCATACGCATACTCGCCCTCGGCTGGTTGATACAGGGTAAAGCCCGTAGTCACGATTATCGAGCCCACGTTTAGGGAAATCTGTTCGTTCTTAACCTTGATTTTCACGTCAAAATCACCCACGCTTCCAGATTTCTTTACCAGTTCAGCCTCGGTAAATATTTTGATATTTTTTCTGTTATTGATTTCCTCGCTTAGTTCCGCGACCAGTTCGTTTCCACGCCGATCGTGGGGGTACATCCTGTTAAATCCGCCAATCCAACCGCCAATGCGATCAGTCTTTTCGATCACGAAGGCACTGATACCCAAGTCGGAAAGCGCTAGAGCCGCGCGCAACCCGGAAATACCTGCCCCAACCACCAGCGTTTTAGAAACCGTATCAATCCTGGTCTTCTCCAGAGGCTGGGTTAAACGCGCTTTGGCGATGCCAGCCTTGACCATATAAATCGCCTTCTCGGTGGCCTGTTCGGGGAGATTTGTGTGAGCCCAGGAGCACTGCTCCCGCAGATTGACCTGAATGTACAGATAAGAATTTAGTTTCGCCCGCTCTGCCACACCACGGAAGGTAAACAGGTGAAGTGTCGGTGAGCACGAGGCTACCACCAGACCATCTAACTTATATTCATTGATATCATCTATCATTTCCTGCTGGGCTGCATCAGAGCAAGCAAACATGGTCGTCTTTGCTACTGTTACACCCTCTTCATTTTCTATTGCATCCCGAACTTTCTCAACTTCCACGTAATCAGAGATGTTGCCGCCGCAGTAGCAGATATAAACGCCTATTCTTCTCTCGCTCATGTCTTTACCCTTTCGACGTGGGCAGCGGCCAGCGCCGCGGCTGCTCCAGAATGAAGGATGGTATCGGGGATATCCATTACCGCTGAAGATGATCCTGCTACATAGACTCCTTCCACGCTCGTCTGGGCAGGGCTGTGATCTTCGTCCACTTCCTTAACGTAATGATGACTGTCCGCCTCGAGTTTGTCGCCGGACAAGAGGCTCAAGGCTTCCTGGTTGGGCAGCATTCCTACAGAGAGGACCACCATATCGTGCTCTGTATGCTCCACCTTTCCATCAGTACCATCGATTTTTTCATGGTGGATTATTATGTTCCCATTATCGACTTGCTCCATCTTAGCTACCTTGCCCTTGACAAAGTAAATACCCATTTGCTTGGCCTGCTGATAAAACTCTTCGAATCCCTTGCCGAAAGCCCGTATATCAATGAAATAGATGGTCACATCCGCCAGAGGCAAGGTACCCATGATCAGCTGGGCCTGCTTTATGGAGTACATGCAGCATACTCGAGAGCATAGCTCGTTGCCCACTTGGCAATCGCGCGAACCCGTACAGAGAACATAGGCTATGTTGTCGGGGATTTTCCCATCTGACGGCCTGAGGACAGTGTTATACGGCCGGGTCGGTGCGAGGAGCCGGTCCATCTGCATGGCTGTAATCACGTTTGGGAAACGGTCGAATCCGTATTGGACCTTGAGGTTTGCATCGAAGAGCTCGAAGCCAGTCGAGATCACTACCGATCCCACTTCCAGCTTTTGTTTCTCGTCTTGCATGCTCATATCGATAGCATCAGCCGGACAAGCGCTAATGCACTGGCCGCACCCCGAGCAACCACCGCAATCAAGGCATCTGTTGGCGCTGTAGCGGGCTTCGTCCTCAGTCAACGGCAGTTCCACCTCGCGGAAATCAAGCACCCGTTCCCCTGGAGGCAGCTTATTCCTCCCGACCAGAGAGAGCTTTTGGTACTCTTTCTGTCTTCTGAGCACCTCTTTCTGGTCGACCACGGGCAATGGTTGTTCGAGCGGCTTCCCGGGGAGTTGCTCCCCTCTCAGATAGCGCCCCATGTACTCGGCAGCGCGAGCTCCAGCGTTTATTGCCTCCACCACGGTTGCTGGCCCAGAGACCACGTCACCACCGGCGAATACGCCGGGTATGTTCGTCTCAAGCGTAGTCGAGTCGACCACCAGCGTATTCCAACGCGTTAGCTTCGGCTCATCATTTTCAATAAGAGTAGCTATATCCGGCCGCTGGCCAATTGCAATGATGGATAAGTCAATTTTCATACTGCTCTCGGAGCCTTCTACGGGTACAGGCCTTCTCCGGCCACTTCCATCCGAATCTCCAAGCTTCATATCGATAGATTCTACCTTAGTCAGTTTGCCTTTTTCTCCGATGAATCGTACCGGTGTCTTGAGATACTGAAGCTCGATATCCTCCTCAATCATATCCTCGATCTCATCCTCGAAGGCGGGCATTTCGGCCCGGCTCCGCCGATACTGGATAAAGACCTTCTTTGCCCCCAGACGGCGAGCCACTCTAGCAGAGTCGATGGCAACATTTCCACCCCCAACCACCATCACTGTCTTACCGCTGAGATCGACCTTGTCCCCTTTGTTTACGCTCTTGAGAAAATTGACGGCACCTATCACCCCTCTCAAATCCTCTCCATCAATCTTCATCTTTATGTCTTGTGTTGCTCCGATGGCTGCAAACACCGCATCGAATCCCTCTTCTTTGAGCCCGACAAGACTCTCCACATAATGGCCGGTCTTTATTTCTACGCCAAGAGCAGTTACGTTCTTGATGTCGCGATCCACTACGTTTCTGGGAAGCCGATACGATGGAATGGCTACCCTCAACATACCGCCTGGCTCTTTTTCGGCCTCGAAGATTGTTACCTGATAGCCGCTTTTGGCCAGATGGTATGCCGCAGTCAGCCCTGCAGGGCCGCTACCCACCACCGCCACCTTTTTGTCAAACTTTTCCTTAGGGGGACCATACTTGGGCTGAGGATACTTATCGTAGTAGTAGTCCGCAGCGAATCGCTTGAGCTTCCTTATTGGAACGGTACCTTCAAGTTCCCCTCGCGTGCATTCACTCTCGCACGGCGCTGGGCAAGTGCGCCCCAAGCTCCCCGGGATTGAAGTGACTTTCATAATATGATCCATTGCCTCTTCGAAAAGACCACTTCGAATGAGAGAAACATATCCATGAGGCTTCATACCGACCGGACATGCAAAACTGCATGGCGACGAGCCCTGCTTCTCTATAACTGCTTTCTTGGGGACGGCTTGGGGAAATGGAATGTATGCGGCCCGTCGGCCCACCAGATCAAAGTTGAACTGGTCCGGCACCGCAACCGTACAGGCAAACTCACACTTTTGGCAGCCGGTGCATTTGCCGAAATCTACATATGTGGATTTCTTGGTAAGGCTTATCCGGAAAGTGCCCTGCGGGGTTTTAAGAATGTCGTCCACTTCCGTGTAAGTCATGGTGGTCACCTGCGGATGATGAAAAGTAGAGGCCATCTTGGGGGTAGCAATGCAGCTGGCACAGTCCAGGGTGGGAAAAACCTTGCTCAACAGGATCATCTTGCCGCCAATGGTGGGCTCCTTCTCCACTAGGAGCACAGAGTAGCCCATGTCGCCGAGCGTGAGCGCAGATTCCATACCCGCGATTCCACCCCCCACAACGAGGATGTCATAGTCCATTTCGGTTTGCTCCCTGTACTGGTTCAAGCTTCTTGAGAGTTTCCAAGAAGTTGTTCATGTGTTTTACAAAAGGTTCAGCACACACAGAGCAGATCGCTGCCATCTTGACACGATCCGCCTTGATATTGTGCTCTTTCAACATTTTTTGCCCATCACCTACGATCTTTGCGGTCCTGTCTGTGCAGTCAGGGACGAACGGGCAGTCGGTCCCGTCGGCTGCGACAAACACCCCATCAAAGCCATGCTGGAGTGCGTACAGGATCCACTCCGGCTTGATGCTGCTGGAGCAGGGAAGCGGAATGGCAATGCAGGATGGCGGGTAGTGCATGTGCGAACTGCCCGCCATGTCGATCCCTATGTCGGAGATGAACACCGTCGAGAAAATGAGAATTCTCGGCTGCAACTGCTCCCTGGCAGCACCGCCGCCTTTCTCCATGGTCATTTTCCTCTCTTTACAAAGATGCGCCAGTAGCCGGCTTCCTCGACTGTACCGAGGTAATCGTGACCAATCTTCTTAGCCCAGCGGGGAATGTCTTTATTGGTGCTCTGATCCGCGGAGAGCACTTCCATCACCGCGCCTACAGGCACCGAGGTAATCGCCCGTTTTGCTTCCAATAGGGGACCCGGGCAGGGTGTACCTCTAGCATCTACTTTTTTATCCGGTGTAAGCTGATTGAGTTCTTCGGGAGTTGCCATTATATTTCCTCCATTTATTTTATTTTCTTTGCCGCTGATTAAAAAAACTGCGGTTGTGATTGCTGCTGCGGCCGGACGGCCACAATCTCACTCGGAATCGTTGGTTCAGCAGAACGTCAATACTGTGTCTGCAGCTTCCGCCTCGTCCACGAATGTTGCCACACCGCCGCATTCGACACCCTCAATCAGATCTTCTTC belongs to Candidatus Zixiibacteriota bacterium and includes:
- a CDS encoding PAS domain-containing protein, which encodes MFDEKELLDNICAQMISVMADAVILVNPDGIVTKVNQATLSLLHYSEEEILDYPVQKILSTSQDKKTELPPKDMIDKNLLNEVMANIEGFMLPKEGKPIPISLRSSSLKNDSGDVSGIVLVARDLRPTKKLIAEAAMAEAERHKRKELQQAYNELKQLQEQLIQSEKMVSLGQIAAGVAHEINNPISGIMVYLHTLAKDLENDQFDRKQALKFLTDSKHELTRCSRIIKSLLDFSRQSYPMLAPVNLGNILDETFSILGHKANLQDIKVIKHIDPELPQIQADMDQLKQVFFNLILNAIQSMPQGGRLTIHAAQVDDKERLAKDPMPVRIDIEDTGCGIAENNIGKLFTPFFTTKEKGKGVGLGLAVSYGIIKRHGGDIRVMSSKEKGTTFSIFLGHENKQKKEDNSGGVQ
- a CDS encoding (Fe-S)-binding protein, coding for MPLPTGNVIGLMMDNLKKRKTVFPISQKRSIEWAKNLDIPEGGEKIIYTGSMYQLLPYMIAAVRNMGLIEDSFLGKFVGVGRFFNRMFNVSAFISIPSRANVKSYRQIIRNIAILLKQAGVEFGYLYKKELYAGTLAYDLGADDTFRMQAQRVYNLLKENGVRSVITIDPHTTNMLRSVYPTVIDGYDIEVKSYLEVLAASNGLQPLHSIEKEITVHDSCVYARYEDVIEEPRQLLRRAGYTVKEPEDNGKLTHCCGGPIESLFPKISHKIGEKRVRQLKNANGQGVATMCPICMATLKEASNKELEIDDISSFLMKAFCEVEEKP
- a CDS encoding 4Fe-4S dicluster domain-containing protein produces the protein MAKVNPDFVKKVTSSVEFNATACMNCGVCSAVCPMEIELLPRKLFRYALLGLEDKVLENTNTIYQCLLCKTCEANCTADVHIAENVRFLRSYISKEIFKL
- a CDS encoding MarR family transcriptional regulator: MNDKVRDLREVIREEMLMRDKVLAVLSKGPKTVPEIAEAMGFPVHEVMYWVMAARKYGYIEESQEPNEDDYYQYILVESR
- a CDS encoding CoB--CoM heterodisulfide reductase iron-sulfur subunit A family protein — translated: MSERRIGVYICYCGGNISDYVEVEKVRDAIENEEGVTVAKTTMFACSDAAQQEMIDDINEYKLDGLVVASCSPTLHLFTFRGVAERAKLNSYLYIQVNLREQCSWAHTNLPEQATEKAIYMVKAGIAKARLTQPLEKTRIDTVSKTLVVGAGISGLRAALALSDLGISAFVIEKTDRIGGWIGGFNRMYPHDRRGNELVAELSEEINNRKNIKIFTEAELVKKSGSVGDFDVKIKVKNEQISLNVGSIIVTTGFTLYQPAEGEYAYGTSGVLTLPEYKELIDSCKGELVYQGKPVKDVTYIYCVGSRDQSGEKAHEYCSRYCCNAAIHASLVSSDLSSELHQFHLFRDIRTYGKYELLYQEARQKGAMFIKFEEEAPPHVEKSNGRFQIQVKDVLTCGEELEIESDLVVLVVAMEPRSNQALNDVLKLPVSLDGFFKEVHPKLRPVETVIDGVFIAGAAQAPRNSAESVTSALAATSKSASLLKKGYVELEPLIAMVNKDACIWCDKCTEACPYSAIEKVSFGEKEVAEINTALCKGCGCCVPVCPKGALYIKGYTDQQVRAMIDAMEASYE
- a CDS encoding FAD-dependent oxidoreductase — translated: MDYDILVVGGGIAGMESALTLGDMGYSVLLVEKEPTIGGKMILLSKVFPTLDCASCIATPKMASTFHHPQVTTMTYTEVDDILKTPQGTFRISLTKKSTYVDFGKCTGCQKCEFACTVAVPDQFNFDLVGRRAAYIPFPQAVPKKAVIEKQGSSPCSFACPVGMKPHGYVSLIRSGLFEEAMDHIMKVTSIPGSLGRTCPAPCESECTRGELEGTVPIRKLKRFAADYYYDKYPQPKYGPPKEKFDKKVAVVGSGPAGLTAAYHLAKSGYQVTIFEAEKEPGGMLRVAIPSYRLPRNVVDRDIKNVTALGVEIKTGHYVESLVGLKEEGFDAVFAAIGATQDIKMKIDGEDLRGVIGAVNFLKSVNKGDKVDLSGKTVMVVGGGNVAIDSARVARRLGAKKVFIQYRRSRAEMPAFEDEIEDMIEEDIELQYLKTPVRFIGEKGKLTKVESIDMKLGDSDGSGRRRPVPVEGSESSMKIDLSIIAIGQRPDIATLIENDEPKLTRWNTLVVDSTTLETNIPGVFAGGDVVSGPATVVEAINAGARAAEYMGRYLRGEQLPGKPLEQPLPVVDQKEVLRRQKEYQKLSLVGRNKLPPGERVLDFREVELPLTEDEARYSANRCLDCGGCSGCGQCISACPADAIDMSMQDEKQKLEVGSVVISTGFELFDANLKVQYGFDRFPNVITAMQMDRLLAPTRPYNTVLRPSDGKIPDNIAYVLCTGSRDCQVGNELCSRVCCMYSIKQAQLIMGTLPLADVTIYFIDIRAFGKGFEEFYQQAKQMGIYFVKGKVAKMEQVDNGNIIIHHEKIDGTDGKVEHTEHDMVVLSVGMLPNQEALSLLSGDKLEADSHHYVKEVDEDHSPAQTSVEGVYVAGSSSAVMDIPDTILHSGAAAALAAAHVERVKT
- a CDS encoding hydrogenase iron-sulfur subunit — translated: MEKGGGAAREQLQPRILIFSTVFISDIGIDMAGSSHMHYPPSCIAIPLPCSSSIKPEWILYALQHGFDGVFVAADGTDCPFVPDCTDRTAKIVGDGQKMLKEHNIKADRVKMAAICSVCAEPFVKHMNNFLETLKKLEPVQGANRNGL
- a CDS encoding sulfurtransferase TusA family protein — its product is MATPEELNQLTPDKKVDARGTPCPGPLLEAKRAITSVPVGAVMEVLSADQSTNKDIPRWAKKIGHDYLGTVEEAGYWRIFVKRGK